TGACGTGTTTAACATGACTCATGCAAAGCAGCTTTAGTCTGAGCTCCATTGTATCACTTTATctctaagatgtttttttttatagatgattTGACATATAATTATGTTTGGCTGCTTTTCCTATTTAGAACAGTGGTTTCAAACGTGCAGCCCGCGGGCTCTACTTACTATTCTACTACACGTTTTAAAGGGTTCTCTCAGTTGTATATAAATAATCTTTGAAGTTGCAAACGTTGTTCAGATTGTGGATCAAAGTGCTACAAATGTTTACAATGACTGTCAAACAGCAAACTGACTGAAACAAACACACTGAATGAGCCAGACATATTTCATTCACCCATTTCCCTTTTGTGTTTTGCACATGTGTAATATATGTGTTCTTTGACTTGTTTCAGAGAAGCTCAAGTTCACCCCGACACCCCAGCCCTCCCAGTGCCTGGAGCTAGATAATGACATCACCATCCAGTGCTCGGCTAAAGGCAGAGAAATTCCCACTATCCGCTGGTCGAAAGCAGGTGAGCTTTAAAATCACAATATACAACAAATGCGGGCGTAATAGAAATCTTTGTATCAGTATAGTTTCACTTTGTTAACAATGCACACAATGTAATATACTCATAGCTCTGTTCTTTATTGCATCTTTGTAGATGGGGGAGAGCTGCCACCCCACGTGGAGCAAAAAAACGGCCAGCTTCACTTCACCAAAGTGACCCGCAGTGACGCTGGCAATTATACCTGTATCGCCTCCAACAACCTTCAGGGGGAGATCAGAGCTTTCGTGTCCCTCACAGTGGCAGGTAAAGGTCTAATTCGTTGATGTTTAAGCAGGAATCTTCAAGAGAAAACTGCACTACCACATTAGCCGCCACTCCCACCTCGCAAGTGGTTGTGGTTTCAGTATGTTTGAGGAGACTTTCACAAGGAAACAATCATTGATCTCTCCCTCAGTCAGCAGTAACATTTACTGGTGCTTGGTGGCCTTTTTACAGTCTAGTAATGAATTACATTTGGCCAGTAGAGTGTGACTTTGAGGAACCACAGTCACCACAGCCTTTTAGTACTTGCCCGTCTGGGGAAACAAAGAGTAACTAAGAAATATTGTTTGTGCGTATCTATGTAGTAATTCTTTTTGTGTACGCTTTTAGTGTACATCCGATTTAAAGTGGAGCCTGAGAATACCACAGTGTATCAAGGGCACACGGCTATACTGCACTGCCAGGCGACTGGAAATCCGGAACCTCACATCCACTGGATGGTCAAAGATAAGACCTTGGACATCAGTAAGAACAGACGGTGAGAAAGATTTGCCACCATCAACTTGCTTTGTTTTGGACTCATTGTAGTTTCTCCAACAACTATTTAGTATTCAAATGTGGAATACTGTATATTTGTGACctctgagaggaaaaaaaaaaaggctgtttcATTTGTTATTCTTAATGTCGGAAATTAAGTCAGTATTTTCCAAATGTCTGACTTCAGTAAATTTTGGAGTGTTGTCAGAGATCTTTCTTGAATTAATCTAGCCTTaatggaataaaatgtatcCCTTATTTGCCAGGAAAAGTGTATGAACACTTATATAAAGCGAATCATTATCATTCAAGTTTTCCTTTTCGATACACCcgtaaatgtaaacaaacagttgaattgtattttagtgacttcatttttaatatttttttacatcaagATACTTGACTCAAAATTTTCATTCCTCATTCCAGGATCCAAAAGATGCCCAATGGCTCCCTTGTTATTTCTGACGTCACAACTGACGACACAGGCCGATATACTTGTGTGGCCGGAAACAGCTGCAGCATCAAAGACCGTGTGGCTCAGCTTTATGTTGTTGGTGAGTTCtaaacacacctacacacacacaaacacacacacacacgcgcctAATGAGAGCACACTGTGGACAGAGGGCACAAATCCACATGCTGGATGAAAGCATTCATTAAATCTCCCCACTTCTCCTGTCATCCACCTTGACAGGTTAATAACCATGGCTACTTTTGACTGTCAGTGAGGTTCATGGAACTGGGCAGGCGATAAATCTAATAACACTTTGTCTCCTGTGTGTTGTCCAAAGCTTAGATAGACTTAAATGTTGTCACGCTTTCCATTTCCAATTTATAGCAGGTAAACCCATGGCGCCCGCTACAGTGGAAGACCGGTTATTTTATTGTGTATAAAACGCTGAGCCATTAGTTTACAGCTGTTAAGTTCAGCGTGTTCAAATGATGATTGAATAAACACATAGCTGTTGTAAGAGAGAAACAAATGAGTGTAAACATTTTGCTTAGTCATATAGTAAGTAATTGCAAGAGATTAGCTGTTCTTTAAGCCTACTTTAgtcattattaatatatattgctTGGATGTCTGCACCCGACAGATAAACCAGCACATACGCACGATGAGGAAGAGGACAGAGCGCCCTACAAGATGATTCAAACCATTGGCCTGTCTGTGGGGGCGGCCGTGGCGTACATCATCGTAGTTCTCGGCCTCATgttctactgcaaaaaaagacgCAATGCCAAAAGATTGCACAAACGTCCAGATGGAGAGGAACCAGAGATGGAGTGTCTCAatggtatgctttttttttaatatgcacaCGGATTTGCACACGTTTCATTCAATCAAAGCTTCTTAATTAGGAGATAAGACATTGCTGGGGGGAATGAAAAGTTGGGTTTGGAATAACTTGAATTtcctctgttgttgttttttaaaaatgtttttgctgctATCTAGTGTCGGATTTTTGAACTACTGGGCATAATATTTCAACTGATGCTATACGTACAGTAGAGTAGACAATTGGAGGTGAtgtgaatgtccaaaaaaaataatatttcacatTAATGCATACATTAATGGAAAttggttaaaaatattttgtatttatcttAATCAGCTCTTAGAATAAGGTTATATTGGGATTTTGGGACAATTGTTTGTGGTACACCATGCTTTCATtccttttatttacattttatagaATGCATGCATCCTCGTTTTGTCGGATTCCGATCATGATGACATCTGCACTCTCTAAATTCATTCAATTGACGTGATCAAGTGCTTTGTGTTTGTCAGGAGGCGCTGTGcaacaaaatggccacacaaccACAGAGATCCAAGAGGCGGTGGCACTCACCAACATGGGTACCATGGCAACAACTGACAAGCGCCACAGCCACGTTAACAGCGACAAGTTATACTTCCCTCGCGCCAACCTGCAAACCATCACTACTTTAGGTGAGGCAAAATGCCGGATGCAAACATTTAGCAGGAAATCAGTTTATCGACAGGTGAGCTAAATGTGACCTGTGACGCAGGCAAAGGAGAGTTTGGCGAAGTTCTGCTGTCCAAAGCCAAGGGCGTCGAGGAGAGGGAGGAGGAAACGGTGGTCCTGGTCAAAAGCCTCCAGACTAGAGATGAGCAGCTCCAACTCGACTTCCGCAGAGAAGCGGAGATGTTTGGCAAGCTTAGCCATCCCAACGTGGTCCGCCTGCTGGGTCTGTGCAGGGAGGCCGAGCCCCACTATATGGTTCTGGAATATTACGACCTAGTAGGTTCACTCGACAATAGATGCCaatgtttttctaaaaaaaatgatctacTTCATTTCAAGTGTCTTCTTCTCGTTTTTGTCAAACCAGGGAGACTTAAAGCAGTACCTGAGGATTTCCAAAAACAAAGATGACAAGGTTAAATCTCAGCCTATCAGCACTAAAACCAAAGTAAGTAGTGTGGATTAGCACCCTTGTTATCGAGTCTTTGCCTATTTTTAAGAGAAAGGTGCAGTTAAAATACCCCCGTTTTTATCATTGTCATGAGATTCCTTCTAAATTTACACGAAATAATTACAGTCTAAATATCAGAATAAGCTACAATGAAACGCGAATCCGGCTATTATTTCAGaaacagatttttattttatttttttgaaagctATTTTTGCGTCCTACATCAAATGTAACATGGACTTTCCTCCATAGGTTTCCATTTGTGCCCAAGTAGCTCACGGGATGGAGCATCTATCCAATCACCGCTTCGTTCACAAAGACCTGGCGGCCCGAAACTGCCTCGTCAGCAGTCAAAGACGCGTCAAAGTATCGGCGCTCAGCCTCAGCAAAGACGTTTATAAGTGGTCAGACAAGTCGTCGGGAGTCGAGTATTCATTCCCCTGATGTAGATATCATTACTAAGAGTGCTTGTTCTTCGTGTTTACACAGCGAGTACTATCACTACAGACAAGCTTGGATCCCTTTACGCTGGCTTCCATCCGAGTCTGTATTTGAGGATGACTTCTCCACCAAGTCTGACGTTTGGGCCTTCGGAGTGCTCATGTGGGAGGTTTTCAGTCTCGGGGAAATGCCGTACACCAAACTTGGAGACAATGAAGTGCTAGAGGGTTAGTCTCGAAATATTTTCTCATGTCATACCACATATTGCTTGCTATTCTTTGAATTTCATTCCATCTGTTTAAAAAAGAGTGACTGTCcttaaaatataaaacttgaGTATTTCCTTCCCTCTGCTAGGCCTGCAGAACGGCAAACTGAAGCTCCCACCCCCTGAAGGATGCCCCTCCAAAATGTACAAGCTAATGGTCAGCTGCTGGGCCCCCAGCCTTAAGGAACGCCCCTCTTTTAGTGACATCGTCCACAGTCTGGGCGAGCTGCCCTCTGACAGCAAAGTCTGAGAACATCAAGAAGGGGGGGTGTGGGACTCCCTTTCCCCCCTTCAAATAAAGACAGCAAGGTCACACATTTCAGGGAAGAAGAGTTTCAAATATGCATTTCTGACATTTTATGAAAGGAGGATGTGAAGGAGTTTGCCACATCAGTGGCATACGCTCACattgttttgattattattattgttattattttcttcCCGGAATGGCTGTTTATTTCAGAGCAGCGCCGCGCCAGTTTACATTTGCCTTAAAAACACTACATGGAGGACCACTTTTTTGTCCAACTTCCTGCATGTATCAAATCTGAGACTCTTTATGAACTCAAACTCCAATCAGTAACACAAGCACAAGCTGTTTTTGAATACGgtccaaaagaaacaaaaaaaaacatcaaatgcaCCCTCTAACTAGCCCACGTCATCCCCTTCTAAACAGTTACGTGGATGTGTTTGGACCATATAAACTCCATTCTGCACATGAAGACAATTACACTTCAGATCTGCAACATGAGCAGACTTGTTGGaggaaaaacaagcaaaaaaaatggatctttTAGTTGGTATACACCCAAGAATGATGAGACTGATTCCATGgacattttgtatattttatttgttttttttcctctttgtatTAACCTTGAGGTGCTTCAAATGCACCGTAGTAACGTGTATATTTGTCGTGATGGTGTTTGAATGGCAGGAATCCATCCAGAGTGTGTTTAAACTTGCTTTTTGTGCAGAGGTCCACTTATTTTTGTGTGCAATGCTACAATAGGGGACCAGTGTACATAATGGTATAGGCCTTGCACTAACTTTATCTAAACATCCTTCTTTGTTGCAGGTGCTTGTTTATTCATATTGAAGCCcccggttgttgtttttttgttcttttatacacttttattttgatttttatctaTATCCAGCTCAATGTGTGCATATTCTGGCCAAGCAGCTAAAATCCTAACACAAATTACAAAATATAAGGTCAAAAAAGTGACTGTCAGTCACCACAACTAATTAAGTGCCTGGTAAATGAaggattcttttttaaatttttacatttttttggggaacaTCAAGAAATGCCTTTGTTTATGAAATTGATTTTATACGTTGTTTTAGTGTGATGATTTTATGAATGATAGGCACTCACTTGTAGACTTTTTTTACCTGCTTCAGCAAAATTCCACTGTTCTGTATGGATATATACACAAGTATGCATACTGCTGTCAAATAAAGGTTCACAATGTTTTTACTTAATTAGTTGTTTTAATGGGTTGTGAGgtgcaattttgttgtttttgtttaactgGTTTTCCAatgacatttctattttttttttttactgtcttgGCTTTGTAGATAGCGGCAACCTTAGGAAAGTTAAGAATGCAAAATTATCACGGAAACGACGTCTTCATATTCTGACAAGCCTCTGCATGCTGACGACTCCTAAAACTTTTGTAAACAAGTGACAGTGGTAAGAAAATGATCACACATTCTTCAACTTTAAAGCACATATTAGTGACCATTTTTCAAACCAATGAATACTAAACAATCAATTCATGTTATGTAAATACTAATGGTCTGCAAGTCTTCTAGTTTACAAGTTTGGCATGCAATTTGGCATGCAATTTTTAGTGCAATTACAATTTCCTGCCGCTAGAGAGGGGTATATGTTTTGGCTCCCTCAATGAAAAGATCTCTAAACAGATGACATTTCCTAATTTTGAGCAACGTGGACTTGTTGATAATATCAAAAGTGGGGaggtcctttaaaaaaaaatcaaattaacctTTGCCTGATTGGCGTTAAGTGATTTCTGACCTATTATTCTGGTCTCCATGTTTTATGACATGTATTAAGTGTACATCAACTTAAAGATTATTAAATCCTGCTATTATTATtgcactttttaaattaatacacTAAGTGTCCATAAATTCTGCAAATAAAATGTAAGGTTGTCCCCAAGTGCTGACCTAgaatcaataaacacattgcaacatttaaacaaaatgcCTTTCAAAACATCAGCCCAACAATATGATTTCGACAGAGATTTAATGGTTAGTATTTCTTAACTAGCAAACTTGAACGTTTTGTGTTTTAGGTGCCTCTGCCAGAATGACGTTGTAGGGAGCGCAACCATGTTGGTATTTATGTTAATGACGGCCTTCTCGACCAATAACCGTGAGCCTATGATAATCCTCAACCAATCCGGGTGCATCACTGTGACTCACCAAATAAGGAGCGACAACACCATATAAGGAAAGAGTATCTCTTTATAAGGAGGAAACTAGTCCCTGTGCTGTCGTATTACTCCGTCGGTTTGAATGCTAGCCCAgaatattgattatttaattattataaatCGCGAAACGTTGCTTGCTGAGTCTGTGTGAGAAAAGCATGTTTTATTAGGTCGATCGCCAGTTAGCATTTGCGCTAGTAACAGTTCATAAGCCGGACTACGTGCTACAGCGGAGCAACATGGCGGGCGCTTTCCGCCTTTCCTTTTTGAGAAAGTGCTGAGAGTTTTTGGACATTAGAGGAGGGCGAAGCGAACTGAGGCGGCTTGCGAAGGTCCTTCAAACGGCATCACTTGGCAAAGTTTGTTGCTCATCTTTCCCGATCTCCGTCGAACTGTCAACGGATCCGCTTTGTTTTCATTGTGTAGCCCGGCCGTGCATGCGGTTTGTTTGTCATTAACAAAATCCAGCTTGGTGGGCTGGTGTCAAACAGTCGCGCGACTGATTAGAATGTTACCGAGCCAGGTTGGGTCGGCACCACAGGGAAACGCGTCATCTTCGGCTTCCGTCGTCGGCGGGATTCGTCCCGTCTTGATCCGATCTGGGCAAGCTTCTGTCGGTGAGAGTGCGATCGGGGCAGGGCGGCACGGAACCAGAGAGGCGCTCGGGATGCTGGGGGCGAACGGTCCAGGGGGTCCGCGTGGTGTGCGATCCGGCAACGGGACCGGCGTCAGCCCCCTCCAGGCCGCCATCCAGGGCAGCATGGTGGGTCTGAACGCGGGCTTGGTGCTGCCTCACGGCGCCAGGTTCGACCCAGAGAGGGAGAGTGTGCCTCTCTGCAGCGGATCGGACAACGACTCTGACTCGGGGGATGACGACGACCCGGTGGCTACGATCGGGGACAACAGGAGAGGGGTGAAGCGGGAGAGAACCGAGCTGGAAGCGGTAGCCACGGGTCAGGAAGTCGGGGGAGTTCCCGGAGCCTACGGCCTCGTTCCCGGGGGAGTAGCGGGGGCCAAGCCGGGGAAGAAGACACGTGGGCGCGTCAAGATCAAGATGGAATTTATTGACAACAAGTTGAGGCGCTACACCACTTTCAGCAAGAGGAAGACTGGCATCATGAAGAAGGTGAGTCACAACATCTCGTGCTGCAGTCCTTTTAATTGACAATCGCTTGGCCTCCTTTGCTGTCACATTGTATGTACAAGAACACCTTTAGGCTTTAGGTACTATGTATGCTCCATACTTAGGATGGCTTGCAGTGAAACAAAATTGCACTATGACTATCAGATTGATGTATAATATGTTGCCATCAACATTATATGGAGCACAGTTTCTGTATATCTGTTTAGATAGGTGTACCCTACGTTTGGATTTGTGGTCATGAGTGCAATTGGTGACAAGTATAATGCAACTCTTTAATTGAGCTAAGATCAATCTTTGTATCTGCATTTACCTACATGCATGATTTGGAAAAATTGCAGGTTTCCCAAGCAATCAaattacaataacaaaacaatgtaCCACCTGTagcatgctgtttttttcccccaatgttAGATGTCAGAGTAcaaggaggaaacccacgcacgCTGGCAAGGTGAAAACATGCTGCAGCCAAGATTCGAACATTGAATCTTGGTAATGTGAGGCAGACTTGTTAACCATACAAAAAACTAAGAGAGTGCATGACACTTTGAAGGATCCTGTCAGAAAATTAATGCAAGTACAGCAAACTCCTCACAGAAAAGCCGTTGTCCCGATTTAAGGCATCTGAACGAACCACTCAATCAGCGTGCTTGCTAAACCCTGCAATTACACTTTTGAAAAATTACAGTTTAAATCCAAGTCGTGTACATTGAAAACTATTTGTAACATTCAGTGAGTGAGGGCCGGACAAGAAACAGGTGTCAAACAGACCTAGGGCAAATAACACTTCTATTTATGACCACTGCGCCCGCCAACCATCACGCACATTCATATACACTCCCTTCTTCTTAAACGATGCTTCCAAACTCACCATGATCGACCTTGACTCTAGCTTTTATGACTTTGTGTGCGAGAGACACAATGCAACGAAGCCCTTCAATGCAGCGAGTCGTTGCTAGGACAGCCTTCGGTGCACAGTCTGTTCTCGGTGGTGCCGAAGCAGTGCGCTACTCGCAGGCGGCGGCCATGTGGCGGGCAAAGCGGCATCAGTCCTAGAGGTGCCAACAGCTGACTAAACCCAGGAGACACGCACAAACCAGAGGACTGCCTCATGTCCTCTGTGTGTTGGTATGTCATTGTGTTGTCCACCAAGCTAGAGCTTCCCCTGCTCATCAACTCAGTCACACATATTATTTTGATACTCCTGCATTTTAGCCTGATTATACACACACGCACGACATAGCCTGCTGCATTGTGCACGATTTGTTCTTCTATGAATCTCAGATGGTTGTCGTGGAAACTGAGGTTTCTTTATGTAGGCTCTTGGAAACATGAACATCATTTGAAATGCTGTGAGTTCGGACTGTCGTAAAGTGATGTGTAGATTACAAagataaatgtattttgacgaaTACTTGGTCAAGAGGATTACGGCATGTTCAGGCTTGCCCAATTTTTTTCAGAACAAAGCTTATGTCACATACCTATTTGCAGGTGCCAGGCATTATGGGAAATGATGTTTAGTTAGCATGACCGACCCAAGGGCACAACAATCCTGTCAGATCAtgcattcttattattattttgtatattaaaataaGGAATGGTATGTTTTGAAGAAATTTTCAAGCTCGTGCTGCAAACAGACTATCTCCAAGTTGACGATTTATTCATTGTATGGTCTGGCCGTTGGCCAAATTTCAGTTGATGCTTGACACTGCTCCTTTTGCAGAGCGAGATTGATCTTCTTGCTTCATCCATCTTCTGAGCATCTTTATTTTCCCTCACTCCAATAAATTTTGCAATGTGCCCACGAGATCTTTGAGCCAACAGCACTGGGGTCATTACATCATTGCATTGATAAAAGTACTATGCTCGATGGTGTGCCTCCATTACGCTGTAATAAAACAATTTAGCTAACTGCCGCGCTGGTTCACATCGAGTGTAACAAGATGATGGCGACGGCCCGATCCCTTGGCTTTATCACGCACATCCTCCACATAAGTGGTGACTCATTTAGATTTAGAGGCTCCTTCAGAAGTTGATTGTAAGTGCAGTCTCGCTGTGTTTTAACTCATTTGTGTGTCGGCTGACTGGACTCTGTGTCTTTCTGATGCATTATATATTATGATAATGCAGAGTGCTGGTGGCCGTGCAGTTTTAAGCCAATCATATTCTGCCTTCAGGCTGGCCCACTGTCACTCCCCCGTTCAGTGCAACCTGCTGCCCGACTGCAATCACTCTCTCAACAGTATCACATGCTCTATTCTGGATGTCTTATCTTATGTTATTTTGGCTTCATTTACACGACAAGTCACACTTGACTGGAAGGCTATTTTTAGTTTGGCAATGTTTTCTTAACCTGGATGTTTGATCCAGATGTTCACCTTTGGGGTCTTGACATCCCGCCCTTAAAAGTACAATGtcacaatgtttttgtttttttttgcagctactacaagaaaagggaaaaaacatgcacaacaaAATTTCAAAAAGCAAGTTTTCAACCCCCTCATTCAAAGCACTCCACAAATTAAACACAAAATGTACACCTTTAGGATAGTCCTCCCTATTTCATTAAATATTGCCTTTTTGATTTTTACTGTTCAGGAAGGCCCTAAAGTTCAAGCCACACCAAAGGtttataaaagaagaaaatacacCATTATTGAATTGGTCAAAAACCATACCTGGGCGTTGTGTATACGGTACTTAAACCAATGTTGCCCATGTTTCAGCATGGCCGATTATCCAGGCCAAAGACACCATTCTTGAACTTAATCATTTTCATTGCTTTGGAGTTTATCAATGATTTCCCTTTTTGTCACCATACAAAAGAAAAGAACTAGTTAGACTGAAGATTTGCatatctgaaaaagcgaatgcAATGTTAATTTGGACCCATCTCATCCCACCAGGCCTATGAGCTCTCCACCCTGACAGGAACCCAAGTCCTGCTGCTGG
The nucleotide sequence above comes from Stigmatopora nigra isolate UIUO_SnigA chromosome 12, RoL_Snig_1.1, whole genome shotgun sequence. Encoded proteins:
- the ptk7b gene encoding inactive tyrosine-protein kinase 7, with amino-acid sequence MDLTTEAGNRRAKDGRRFRIDPLYAIAVLICLQVLSIQAAIQFTREPKSQDALHGRSAMLRCEVSDPTDVTYRWLHNGQPLENSERRYQEGSNLKFNAVDRLLDAENFECVAENAATGEVLHSTNASFNIKWLESGGVTLKEPKGEIESSAPVTLRCHIDGHPRPTCQWFKDGVKLTEKSHQINNKERTLTIKNATPDDNGLFFCCAKNAAGHVCSNSNFTLNIIDKSFPRLVVTPEDQVVLRNEEAVFHCQFTAVPPPALEWYHESELLVNKTRIFLLSNGSLLITQVKPRNTGLYKCVGRGVSGSQVAHEASLLIAEIDDMVSKMSRVFTADTLQRVPCNAPRGRPQPEVWWEREGQRVPLEGRVHQDGSDLVFSPTEAGDSGVYTCVAQNKAGRRTQEVTFTVATSPVWVTRPQDSRLEEGKPGYLHCHARATPEPEVTWLRNNIMITPEDSRFKLFPNGTLRINSVEVYDGQMYGCETKTVGGRLSGQARVTVLEKLKFTPTPQPSQCLELDNDITIQCSAKGREIPTIRWSKADGGELPPHVEQKNGQLHFTKVTRSDAGNYTCIASNNLQGEIRAFVSLTVAVYIRFKVEPENTTVYQGHTAILHCQATGNPEPHIHWMVKDKTLDISKNRRIQKMPNGSLVISDVTTDDTGRYTCVAGNSCSIKDRVAQLYVVDKPAHTHDEEEDRAPYKMIQTIGLSVGAAVAYIIVVLGLMFYCKKRRNAKRLHKRPDGEEPEMECLNGGAVQQNGHTTTEIQEAVALTNMGTMATTDKRHSHVNSDKLYFPRANLQTITTLGKGEFGEVLLSKAKGVEEREEETVVLVKSLQTRDEQLQLDFRREAEMFGKLSHPNVVRLLGLCREAEPHYMVLEYYDLGDLKQYLRISKNKDDKVKSQPISTKTKVSICAQVAHGMEHLSNHRFVHKDLAARNCLVSSQRRVKVSALSLSKDVYKCEYYHYRQAWIPLRWLPSESVFEDDFSTKSDVWAFGVLMWEVFSLGEMPYTKLGDNEVLEGLQNGKLKLPPPEGCPSKMYKLMVSCWAPSLKERPSFSDIVHSLGELPSDSKV